One genomic window of Ornithorhynchus anatinus isolate Pmale09 chromosome 12, mOrnAna1.pri.v4, whole genome shotgun sequence includes the following:
- the EIF4E gene encoding eukaryotic translation initiation factor 4E, with protein sequence MATVEPESTTTPNPQPPAEEEKTETSQEVTNPEHYIKHPLQNRWALWFFKNDKSKTWQANLRLISKFDTVEDFWALYNHIQLSSNLMPGCDYSLFKDGIEPMWEDEKNKRGGRWLITLNKQQRRSDLDRFWLETLLCLIGESFDDYSDDVCGAVVNVRTKGDKIAIWTTECENRDAVTHIGRVYKERLGLPPKIVIGYQSHADTATKSGSTTKNRFVV encoded by the exons GAAAGCACCACCACTCCTAATCCCCAGCCTCCAGCAGAAGAAGAGAAAACCGAAACCAGTCAGGAGGTTACCAACCCTGAACACTACATTAAGCATCCACTACAGAACAG ATGGGCACtctggttttttaaaaatgataaaagCAAAACTTGGCAAGCAAACCTGCGTCTGATTTCCAAGTTCGATACTGTTGAGGATTTCTGGGC TTTATACAACCACATCCAGCTATCTAGCAATTTAATGCCTGGCTGTGACTACTCGCTTTTTAAG GATGGGATCGAACCCATGTGGGAAGACGAGAAGAACAAACGAGGAGGCCGATGGCTAATTACATTGAACAAGCAGCAGAGACGAAGCGACCTCGATCGCTTTTGGCTAGAGACC ctgcTGTGCCTTATCGGGGAATCCTTTGACGACTACAGCGATGACGTGTGTGGGGCCGTCGTCAACGTTAGAACTAAAGGCGATAAGATAGCAATATGGACTACTGAATGTGAAAACAGGGATGCTGTTACACATATAGG GAGGGTATACAAAGAAAGGTTAGGACTTCCTCCAAAGATAGTGATTGGTTATCAGTCCCACGCAGACACAGCTACCAAGAGCGGCTCCACCACTAAAAATCGGTTTGTTGTTTAA